In one window of Primulina tabacum isolate GXHZ01 chromosome 8, ASM2559414v2, whole genome shotgun sequence DNA:
- the LOC142552720 gene encoding patatin-like protein 2 isoform X2 codes for MYIYFSLSFFLSLDLICRKMETNSSLQEPVPPKSNRFVTVLSIDGGGIKGIIPAVILEFLESQLQELDGDNARLADYFDVIAGTSTGGLVTAMISAPDENNRPLYAAKDIKPFYLENCPKIFPQTHTLFPFGKLFKSLSGPLYDGRHLHKVLREELREITLTQALTNVVIPAFDIKRLQPVIFSTYEAKRCTWLDAKLSDICISTSAAPTFLPGHEFKTIDANGYDYEFNLIDGGVAANNPTLIAITEVTKHMFDKNVDLSQIKPGDYPRILTLSIGTGAAKVEEKYNSRIARKWGILDWLLHGGTTPLLEIFTQASADMVDFHNALIFQAFFSEDNYLRIQEDTLSGIENSVDIATVENLERLATIGEKLLNDPISRVNTMTGLSIPVKNGGTNANALKRFAGILSTEKKLRQLEKESKGTIPHLNNVTSQKRIMKPRSKIIHTKGFTTYPMFSFKAVSPYNTVLSMSRI; via the exons atgtatatatatttctctctttctttctttctttcactGGATCTCATCTGCAGGAAAATGGAGACAAATTCATCCCTTCAAGAACCAGTTCCTCCAAAAAGTAACAGATTCGTTACAGTCCTCAGTATTGATGGAGGTGGCATCAAAGGAATCATACCAGCTGTTATCCTCGAGTTTCTTGAATCTCAACTTCAG GAGCTAGATGGAGATAATGCAAGACTCGCGGATTACTTCGACGTGATCGCGGGGACTAGCACCGGTGGCCTGGTCACCGCCATGATCTCGGCCCCCGACGAAAATAATCGACCCCTTTACGCCGCAAAAGACATTAAGCCTTTCTACTTGGAGAACTGCCCCAAAATCTTCCCACAAACTCA CACGTTATTTCCGTTCGGGAAATTGTTCAAATCATTGAGTGGACCTTTGTATGATGGGAGACATCTTCATAAAGTACTGAGGGAAGAGTTGAGAGAGATTACGTTGACTCAAGCTCTAACTAACGTGGTGATTCCAGCTTTCGATATAAAGCGTCTGCAGCCTGTCATCTTTTCCACTTATGAG GCAAAAAGATGCACGTGGTTAGATGCTAAACTGTCGGACATTTGCATAAGTACTTCGGCAGCTCCGACATTTCTCCCCGGTCATGAGTTCAAGACAATTGATGCAAATGGTTATGATTACGAGTTCAATCTCATTGATGGTGGCGTTGCTGCTAATAATCcg ACATTGATTGCTATAACTGAGGTGACGAAACATATGTTTGACAAGAACGTCGACTTGTCCCAAATAAAACCTGGAGACTACCCTCGTATTCTAACGTTATCGATAGGGACGGGTGCTGCCAAGGTCGAGGAGAAATACAATAGCAGAATTGCTAGAAAATGGGGTATCCTGGATTGGCTTCTTCACGGTGGAACGACGCCGTTGCTCGAGATATTCACTCAAGCCAGTGCAGACATGGTTGATTTTCACAATGCCTTGATTTTCCAAGCTTTTTTCTCAGAGGATAATTACCTAAGAATCCAA GAGGATACGCTAAGTGGCATTGAAAATTCAGTGGATATCGCAACAGTAGAAAACTTGGAGAGACTTGCGACCATTGGTGAGAAGCTTTTAAATGATCCGATTTCACGGGTTAATACTATGACGGGTCTATCAATACCCGTTAAAAATGGCGGCACAAATGCAAATGCCCTCAaaag aTTTGCTGGAATATTGTCTACCGAAAAGAAACTTCGGCAGTTGGAGAAAGAAAGCAAAGGAACAATCCCACACCTAAACAATGTGACCAGCCAAAAGAGAATAATGAAGCCACGTTCGAAGATCATTCATACCAAGGGATTCACGACTTATCCCATGTTTTCCTTCAAAGCTGTTAGCCCCTACAATACAGTGTTATCGATGTCGCGGATTTGA
- the LOC142552721 gene encoding uncharacterized protein LOC142552721 yields MSTLRQIKIFCCCKSLPSARLFQHLHLFASTGDGRNSDYPPEPIPNWSLRRQTLPDNPKFPKSNLGNENENLNSCEGIDDDDFVERFKLGLDLNSGDTKLDSANGRSKPSENAEPLLPPHGADVIFKNMKKTRLIPNAVAMLDGLCKDGLEQEAMKLFGLIRENGSMPEVVVYTAVVEGFCKACNFEDAVRIFKKMQSNDVVPNAHSYGLLIRALCRGKRLEDAFSICIEMLEAGHSPNLATFIGLVDKYCGEKDLEAAGNVIQAMKEKGFSVEEKAVEEYLEKKGPFSPFVWKAILGKEASKRTS; encoded by the coding sequence ATGTCTACTTTGCGTCAGATTAAAATATTCTGCTGTTGTAAATCACTTCCCTCTGCTCGCCTGTTCCAGCACCTACATTTATTCGCCTCCACTGGCGACGGAAGGAATTCAGATTACCCTCCAGAACCCATTCCAAACTGGTCTTTAAGAAGGCAAACTTTACCTGACAACcctaaatttccaaaatccaaTCTTGGAAATGAAAATGAGAATCTAAATTCATGTGAGGGCATAGATGATGACGATTTTGTGGAAAGATTTAAACTTGGCCTTGATCTCAACTCCGGAGATACAAAACTTGATTCTGCTAATGGCAGAAGTAAGCCATCAGAAAATGCTGAGCCGCTGTTGCCTCCGCATGGTGCGGATGTGATATTCAAGAATATGAAGAAGACGAGGTTGATCCCGAATGCAGTAGCCATGCTTGATGGTTTGTGTAAAGATGGGTTGGAGCAAGAGGCAATGAAGCTATTCGGATTAATCCGCGAGAACGGTTCGATGCCAGAAGTGGTTGTATACACTGCTGTGGTTGAGGGTTTCTGCAAAGCATGCAATTTTGAGGATGCAGTgcgaattttcaagaaaatgcaGAGTAATGATGTGGTTCCAAATGCACATAGCTATGGGCTCTTGATTCGGGCTCTATGTAGAGGGAAGAGGCTGGAGGATGCATtcagtatttgcattgaaatgTTGGAGGCTGGACATTCGCCAAATTTGGCTACTTTTATTGGTTTGGTGGACAAGTATTGTGGGGAAAAGGATCTGGAAGCGGCTGGAAACGTGATCCAAGCGATGAAGGAGAAGGGTTTTTCCGTTGAAGAGAAAGCAGTTGAGGAGTATTTGGAAAAGAAAGGACCTTTCTCACCTTTTGTTTGGAAAGCAATCCTTGGGAAGGAGGCTTCGAAGAGGACTTCGTAA
- the LOC142552723 gene encoding putative calcium-binding protein CML25, whose translation MGFKSLFNRKKKHRRGGGEGVDGLPLTSVNVEPINSRSSSLNSRARIEEELEQVFKKFDVNGDGKISASELGSIMSSLGNAATEVELDSMIREVDSDGDGFINLHEFIELNTKDIDHDEILENLRDAFRVFDIDKNGSISAEELQDVLMSLGEECGLAECRKMISGVDSDGNGEISFEEFKVMMTMGSRFDATKD comes from the coding sequence ATGGGAtttaaatcattgttcaacCGGAAGAAGAAACATCGCCGCGGCGGCGGGGAAGGAGTAGACGGGCTGCCACTGACGTCGGTGAATGTCGAACCCATAAACTCGAGATCATCGTCTCTGAATTCCCGCGCCAGGATCGAGGAGGAGTTGGAGCAAGTTTTCAAGAAATTCGACGTGAATGGAGACGGCAAGATCTCCGCGTCAGAGCTGGGGTCCATAATGAGCAGCCTGGGGAATGCCGCCACGGAGGTGGAACTGGACAGCATGATCCGCGAGGTGGATTCAGACGGGGACGGGTTCATCAATTTGCATGAATTCATCGAGTTGAACACCAAGGACATCGATCATGACGAGATATTGGAGAATCTGAGGGACGCATTCCGGGTGTTCGATATCGATAAGAACGGATCGATTTCAGCGGAGGAGCTGCAGGATGTGCTGATGAGCCTGGGAGAAGAATGCGGATTGGCGGAATGCAGGAAGATGATCAGCGGGGTGGATTCAGATGGGAATGGGGAGATCAGTTTCGAGGAGTTTAAGGTGATGATGACCATGGGATCTCGTTTTGATGCAACCAAAGATTGA
- the LOC142552725 gene encoding putative peroxygenase 4, translating into MAVDLDSFSSSSVDQQGMESDNLTVLQKHIMFFDRDNDGVIYPWETFQGFRAIGCGIFLSSMASLLINISLSRKTRPGKPFSFKFPVEVKNIHLAKHGSDSGVYDKRGRFVSSKFEEIFSKHALAHPDSLTSKELESFVKSNKEPKDYRGWMAGYVEWKILYMLCKDKNGLLHKDVIRNAFDGSLFERMARERSIKETK; encoded by the exons ATGGCTGTTGATTTGGATTCATTTTCAAGCAGTAGCGTTGATCAACAAG GAATGGAAAGTGACAATCTCACCGTTCTGCAGAAGCATATCATGTTCTTTGATCGGGATAATGATGGGGTAATTTATCCCTGGGAAACTTTTCAAG GTTTTCGAGCTATTGGGTGTGGGATTTTTCTATCTTCTATGGCTTCTCTATTAATCAACATTTCTTTGAGTCGGAAAACGAGACCG GGGAAGCCCTTTTCCTTCAAATTCCCAGTTGAGGTGAAGAACATTCACTTGGCCAAGCATGGAAGTGATTCTGGTGTGTATGACAAACGAGGAAG GTTTGTGTCATCTAAGTTTGAGGAGATATTTTCCAAGCATGCACTTGCTCATCCAGATTCATTGACATCCAAAGAACTGGAAAGTTTCGTCAAATCTAATAAAGAGCCCAAAGATTATCGTGGATG GATGGCTGGGTATGTAGAGTGGAAAATTCTATACATGCTTTGCAAGGATAAAAACGGTCTGCTACATAAAGATGTCATTCGAAATGCATTTGATGGAAGCTTGTTTGAAAGAATGGCAAGGGAAAGAAGCATCAAAGAGACCAAGTAA
- the LOC142552724 gene encoding plasmodesmata-located protein 6-like: protein MHAKFDQSPTLFSICFVMLLSLFPNPSNSSLQSLTYVGCSQQRYIPGTPYESNVNSVLASLVNSATFTNFNNFKISIPGSTQNDIVYGLFQCRGDLTNSDCHQCVANAVSRLGSLCGRASGGALQYEGCFIKYDSSPFLGVEDKSVVYSKCGPSIAGESDVLTRKDAVLAYLTGAGQYFRVGGSGEVQGMTQCVQDLTTGECQDCLSEAIQRLKNECGDSAWGDMYLGKCYARYSERGYASRGGEKLCRRRYWWFTVCIFYLLFDFYMLS, encoded by the coding sequence ATGCATGCTAAATTTGATCAGTCTCCCACTTTATTTTCTATTTGTTTCGTAATGCTTCTTTCACTCTTTCCAAACCCTTCAAATTCTTCCCTACAATCCTTAACATACGTCGGTTGTTCCCAGCAAAGGTACATCCCCGGAACTCCTTACGAATCCAACGTCAACTCCGTCCTCGCATCTCTTGTTAACTCCGCCACCTTCACAAATTTCAACAACTTCAAGATTTCAATCCCCGGCTCCACCCAAAACGACATCGTCTACGGCCTCTTCCAATGCCGTGGCGACCTGACCAACTCCGACTGCCACCAATGCGTCGCCAACGCCGTCAGTCGACTTGGGAGCCTCTGCGGCCGCGCTTCGGGTGGCGCGTTGCAGTACGAAGGGTGTTTCATCAAGTACGACAGTAGTCCATTCCTGGGTGTGGAGGACAAGTCTGTGGTGTACAGTAAATGTGGCCCGTCGATCGCGGGGGAATCCGATGTACTGACCCGGAAAGATGCTGTGCTTGCTTATCTGACGGGCGCAGGGCAGTACTTTCGGGTTGGCGGGTCGGGTGAAGTCCAGGGTATGACGCAGTGTGTGCAGGATTTGACTACGGGTGAGTGTCAGGATTGTTTGTCGGAAGCCATTCAACGACTGAAAAACGAGTGTGGGGATTCAGCATGGGGGGATATGTATTTGGGAAAGTGCTATGCTCGGTACTCGGAGCGTGGGTACGCCTCCAGAGGCGGTGAGAAGCTTTGCCGCCGTAGGTACTGGTGGTTCACCGTTTGTATTTTTTACCTACTCTTCGATTTTTATATGCTATCATAA
- the LOC142552726 gene encoding kirola-like, with the protein MGLLGKLTAEIEYKSGGDVFHELFRFKPHQISNMSPGIVQGCDLHEGEWGAVGSKIFWNYTHDGKEKVVKHEVEAIDEEKKLIALKVLEGDALQIYKAFKLTIHVATNGDIDLVTWILEYEKRNEDVEDPLTLLGLFIDLTKDIETHHAKE; encoded by the exons ATGGGTCTTCTTGGGAAATTAACGGCCGAAATAGAATACAAATCTGGTGGAGATGTCTTCCACGAACTTTTTCGATTCAAGCCACATCAGATTTCAAACATGAGCCCCGGCATAGTTCAAGGTTGTGATTTGCATGAGGGAGAATGGGGAGCCGTAGGTTCAAAAATCTTCTGGAACTACACACATG ATGGCAAGGAGAAAGTTGTTAAACATGAAGTAGAAGCCATCGATgaagaaaagaaattaatcGCACTCAAAGTGCTTGAAGGTGATGCATTGCAGATTTACAAAGCGTTTAAGTTAACTATTCATGTGGCAACAAATGGAGATATTGATCTGGTAACATGGATTTTGGAGTATGAGAAACGCAATGAAGATGTGGAAGATCCACTCACTTTGTTGGGATTATTCATTGATCTTACAAAGGACATCGAAACTCATCACGCCAAGGAATAA
- the LOC142554379 gene encoding putative inactive receptor kinase At1g48480 translates to HKILHILTLIRLKWTFPANQFTSSFFLCLTLFSHILLGLADDRIALLRLRASVRGRTFRWNTADTTPCTWEGVKCDDTTNRVVSLRLPGSGLIGHLPSSTIGNLTELRVLSLRHNALSGPIPSDIASCSQLTDLHLQGNSFSGEIPESFFTLTNLLRLDLARNEFSGDLPSGFNSLVKIRTLNLENNQFTGSLPDLHSLSNLRKFNVSFNGLIGLIPRSYHKFSAQSFLGTSLCGGPLVSCSKNRMSGEAVAGIITGSAIGFLLILTCVLILRRKYNSIKTIPRIPPSPMKPSGYEPWNPKSTAMTEENRSNSTFSGRSPSNERFKIVNKNSGHDGFVFFDGKTFTLQELFRSSAEIFGKGSVGSTYKAYLDTGFQVIVKRLKNASVSEKEFRSKIEELGSLIHKNLLPVKGYYYGREEKLIIYEPMSNRSLYAFLHGTNKQSLSWEIRLRIALGTARGIEYLHSSSPQTTHGNIKSSNIFLTKYYIPRITEFGLIQLVPPASATNGYRAPEIIDTRNATQPADVYSFGVILLELLTSKSPEEALAKEGIKLASWVESVVEEKWTIEVFDPELLRYEDLEEQMVPLLYLAISCTLRYPEKRPSIAEVVRRIDEICGGEVEY, encoded by the exons CACAAAATACTGCATATTCTTACACTAATTCGCCTCAAATGGACATTCCCCGCCAACCAATTCACGTCCTCATTCTTCCTATGTTTAACTCTCTTTTCTCACATACTACTCGGCCTTGCAGATGATCGTATCGCCCTCCTCCGCCTACGTGCCTCCGTCCGTGGCCGCACCTTTAGATGGAACACAGCTGACACCACCCCATGTACGTGGGAAGGCGTAAAATGTGATGACACGACTAACCGTGTGGTTTCCCTACGTCTTCCGGGCAGTGGCTTAATCGGGCACCTGCCATCGAGTACCATTGGCAATTTGACGGAACTCAGAGTCCTCAGCCTCCGCCACAACGCCCTTTCGGGTCCGATTCCTTCTGATATAGCTTCATGTTCTCAATTAACTGATCTTCACTTGCAAGGCAACAGCTTTTCGGGTGAGATTCCAGAGAGTTTCTTCACTTTGACAAATCTTTTACGTTTGGATTTAGCAAGAAACGAGTTTTCAGGGGATCTGCCATCCGGTTTTAATAGCCTAGTAAAGATAAGAACTTTGAATTTAGAAAACAACCAGTTCACTGGATCGCTTCCTGATTTGCATAGCCTCAGTAATCTCAGAAAGTTCAACgtttcttttaatggtttgatcGGTTTGATTCCACGGAgttatcataaattttctgcTCAATCATTTCTTGGAACTTCCCTTTGTGGTGGACCTCTTGTTTCTTGCTCCAAAAACAGGATGTCAGGTGAAGCAGTAGCCGGGATTATTACAGGATCAGCTATTGGATTTCTTCTAATTCTTACGTGTGTACTCATTCTACGGAGAAAATACAACAGTATAAAAACAATCCCAAGGATACCACCTTCCCCGATGAAGCCATCGGGCTACGAACCATGGAATCCGAAGTCTACAGCAATGACAGAAGAAAACAGATCAAACAGTACATTTTCTGGCCGAAGCCCTTCAAATGAGAGATTCAAAATTGTCAACAAGAATAGTGGGCATGACGGATTCGTGTTTTTCGATGGGAAAACTTTCACTTTACAAGAACTGTTCCGGTCTTCGGCTGAGATTTTTGGGAAAGGGAGCGTTGGATCAACGTATAAAGCGTATTTAGACACTGGATTTCAGGTGATTGTGAAGAGGTTGAAAAACGCAAGTGTTTCAGAGAAAGAATTCAGGTCGAAAATCGAAGAACTGGGATCATTGATTCATAAGAATTTGTTGCCGGTAAAAGGGTATTATTATGGCAGAGAAGAGAAGCTTATCATCTACGAGCCTATGTCGAACAGAAGCTTGTATGCTTTTCTTCATG GAACCAACAAGCAGTCACTTTCTTGGGAAATCAGGCTAAGAATCGCCCTCGGTACAGCCCGTGGGATCGAATATCTCCACTCCAGCAGCCCCCAAACCACGCATGGGAATATTAAATCATCCAACATCTTTCTAACAAAGTACTACATCCCTCGAATCACAGAATTTGGCCTCATACAACTCGTTCCTCCGGCATCCGCCACAAACGGTTATCGAGCCCCGGAAATAATCGACACACGCAATGCCACACAGCCTGCGGATGTGTACAGTTTTGGGGTCATACTGCTCGAACTTCTGACGAGCAAATCGCCCGAAGAAGCGCTGGCTAAGGAAGGGATCAAACTGGCGAGTTGGGTGGAATCTGTTGTTGAAGAGAAGTGGACAATTGAAGTGTTCGATCCCGAATTGCTTCGGTACGAGGATCTCGAGGAACAAATGGTGCCGCTCTTGTATTTGGCGATTTCTTGCACGTTGCGGTATCCGGAGAAGAGACCATCCATTGCTGAGGTCGTGCGGCGGATTGATGAAATTTGTGGCGGAGAAGTAGAATATTAG
- the LOC142554272 gene encoding plant UBX domain-containing protein 2-like — translation MDDVKDKMKGLMKKVNNPFSSSNSSKFKGQGRVLGSSSSPDQVLSSSLSNSKALPQKTNNISERLPRKVSNSSEQKLENKKPEILANKNGDEKDGNGFDPFNSLITSGRRNPHGYSLKVFECPVCSKVYSSEEEVSAHVESCLSSSDLSNVNGGEELVGGETRLHDCVSAYVSGKPKDSSMEVVMRLFKNVVLDPQNAKFRKIRLGNPKIKEAIGDVPGGIELLECIGFELKEEGEEMWLTMEVPSEYRLGLVKKAISLLDPKKDEELPSTAPGKIEEDLQPQKVDRQV, via the coding sequence ATGGATGATGTGAAAGATAAGATGAAGGGCTTGATGAAGAAAGTCAACAATCCTTTTTCATCTTCAAATTCTAGCAAATTCAAAGGCCAAGGTAGAGTTTTGGGCTCTTCTTCAAGTCCCGATCAAGTTTTATCATCATCTTTGTCTAATTCCAAGGCTTTACCTCAAAAGACGAATAATATTTCTGAACGTTTACCGCGAAAGGTAAGCAATAGTTCTGAGCAGAAACTAGAGAATAAGAAGCCTGAAATATTGGCGAATAAGAATGGGGACGAGAAGGATGGTAATGGGTTTGATCCATTTAATTCATTGATCACTTCTGGGAGAAGGAATCCGCACGGGTATTCTTTGAAAGTGTTTGAATGTCCTGTTTGCAGTAAAGTGTATAGCTCAGAAGAGGAGGTTTCTGCTCatgttgaatcttgtttgagCAGTTCAGATTTGAGTAATGTGAACGGCGGCGAAGAATTGGTGGGCGGTGAAACCCGGCTGCACGATTGTGTGAGTGCATATGTATCTGGGAAGCCGAAGGATAGTTCGATGGAGGTGGTGATGAGACTTTTCAAGAATGTGGTGCTTGATCCGCAAAATGCAAAGTTTAGGAAGATAAGGTTGGGGAATCCTAAGATAAAGGAGGCAATAGGGGATGTTCCGGGAGGGATTGAATTGTTGGAATGCATTGGGTTTGAGTTGAAAGAAGAAGGTGAGGAGATGTGGCTTACGATGGAAGTTCCTTCCGAGTATCGGCTTGGTTTAGTCAAGAAAGCTATATCTTTGCTTGATCCTAAGAAGGATGAGGAGTTACCATCCACTGCTCCTGGTAAGATCGAGGAAGACCTTCAGCCGCAGAAGGTCGATAGACAGGTGTAA